A stretch of the Streptomyces sp. NBC_01428 genome encodes the following:
- a CDS encoding non-ribosomal peptide synthetase codes for MIPLSYAQRRMWLLHQLEGGAATYNISAAFRLTGPLDQDALTAALRDVAERHEILRTLYALDDAGEPCSRLLAATDTAQQVRVRDVPPADVPALIDEAVAHRFELTAELPWRADILRCSPNEHVLVLVIHHIASDGSSSAPMMRDLFTAYTARTRGGTPDWEPLPVQYKDYALWQREVLGDPRDAGSLAAAQVEYWRKELAGVPQPLNLPLDRPRPAEAGSHGDTVPLHVDTATTTVLHRLAKEHGTSMSMLLQAALAVLLGKLGGGDDVTIGSPIAGRTDEALADLIGCFVNTQVLRADLADNPAFTSLLAQVRDKALAAYEHQDVPFDAIVEAINPERSAAYQPLFQVIFSWQSYEKPGFELDGLDVRFEQAIPETAMVDLTFFLTTDEAGALRGDLQYATDLFDRETAQEISARLTRVLEQFAADPSLRVSDIDVLNAREHQRLTDATTAGAPIEDTTLAALFERQAAAHGDSVAVVCEDTTLTYGEANARANRLARHLVTRGVGPESLVGICLERSADLVVAILAVLKAGGAYLPIDPDSPADRIAYLIQDADPVLLLTTSTTHAARDLAPHLPRLHLDTPDAPTETADAGDLTDAERRSPLRPDHPAYVIYTSGSTGRPKGVLVPHRNVVGLLTAAQDFAFGADDVWTLFHSYAFDFSVWELWGPLLHGGRLVVVPYDVSRSPEDFLQLLAREQVTVLNQTPSAFYQLIQADAQHPGRELALRYVVFGGEALDLNRLGDWYERHADDAPLLVNMYGITETTVHVTRIDLDEHAAARYRASVIGPAIPGLAAHVLDAGLKPVPAGVTGELYVAGYGLARGYHGRPGLTASRFVACPFGAPGERMYRSGDLVRLSRHGQLEYVGRADSQVKIRGFRIELGEIEHALAGHPAVAEAAVLVRENGDGDKRLIGYVVPEPGTAPDTAALTAHLRERLPDYMVPATLITLEHIPLTSNGKLDRRALPAEDTAAAATGSGPRNSYEERLCALFGELLGVEQVGVDDGFFALGGHSLLATRLSVRVRGEFGIDIPIRTIIKYPTVAELAALMLAGGVPADDADSFAVVLPLNSDPGTGKKPVWFFHGGGGLGWAYYSFVTHLQDRPAYALQSRGSDGADTLASSAKEMIDDYVTQILRTQPEGPYNLIGWSYGGTVVQAVADALDRLGHQVALVAILDAQPGGHGFREVHAGKDSADYRAELEDDFSQYIRLGGRQGFLDTMAKVLANNAALMMDFESPAYRGDVLYFNAAQEDTSYAHLWRPYVLGALDVHTMNASHHEMHMPAPVAEFFEIARDRLA; via the coding sequence ATGATCCCGCTGTCATACGCCCAACGCCGCATGTGGCTCCTGCACCAACTGGAGGGCGGAGCGGCGACCTACAACATCTCGGCGGCGTTCCGGCTGACCGGCCCCCTCGACCAGGACGCCCTCACCGCCGCCCTGCGCGACGTGGCCGAACGGCACGAGATCCTGCGCACCCTGTACGCCCTCGACGACGCCGGCGAACCCTGCTCACGGCTCCTCGCCGCGACGGACACCGCACAGCAGGTCCGGGTGCGTGACGTGCCGCCCGCGGACGTGCCCGCCCTCATCGACGAGGCCGTCGCGCACCGCTTCGAGCTGACCGCCGAACTCCCGTGGCGCGCCGACATCCTGCGCTGCTCCCCGAACGAACACGTCCTGGTCCTGGTCATCCACCACATCGCCTCCGACGGCAGCTCCAGCGCCCCGATGATGCGCGACCTGTTCACCGCCTACACCGCCCGCACCCGGGGCGGCACACCCGACTGGGAGCCGCTGCCCGTGCAGTACAAGGACTACGCGCTGTGGCAGCGCGAGGTCCTGGGCGACCCCAGGGACGCGGGCAGCCTCGCCGCCGCCCAGGTCGAGTACTGGCGCAAGGAACTCGCCGGCGTCCCGCAACCGCTGAACCTCCCGCTGGACCGGCCCCGGCCCGCCGAGGCCGGCTCGCACGGCGACACCGTCCCCCTGCACGTCGACACCGCCACGACCACCGTCCTGCACCGGCTCGCCAAGGAACACGGCACCAGCATGTCGATGCTCCTGCAGGCCGCCCTGGCCGTCCTGCTCGGCAAACTCGGCGGCGGCGACGACGTGACGATCGGCTCCCCGATCGCCGGCCGCACCGACGAAGCCCTGGCCGACCTGATCGGCTGCTTCGTCAACACCCAGGTCCTGCGCGCCGACCTGGCCGACAACCCCGCCTTCACCAGCCTGCTGGCCCAGGTACGCGACAAGGCGCTGGCCGCCTACGAGCACCAGGACGTGCCCTTCGACGCGATCGTCGAGGCCATCAACCCCGAACGCTCCGCCGCCTACCAGCCGCTCTTCCAGGTGATCTTCTCCTGGCAGAGCTACGAGAAGCCCGGCTTCGAACTCGACGGCCTCGACGTCCGCTTCGAGCAGGCCATCCCCGAGACCGCCATGGTCGACCTCACCTTCTTCCTCACCACGGACGAGGCCGGAGCACTCCGCGGCGACCTGCAGTACGCCACCGACCTCTTCGACCGCGAGACCGCCCAGGAGATCTCCGCCCGCCTCACCCGCGTCCTGGAACAGTTCGCCGCCGACCCCTCCCTGCGCGTCAGCGACATCGACGTCCTCAACGCCCGCGAACACCAGCGCCTCACCGACGCCACCACCGCGGGCGCCCCGATCGAGGACACCACCCTGGCCGCCCTCTTCGAACGCCAGGCGGCCGCGCACGGCGACAGCGTCGCGGTGGTCTGCGAGGACACCACCCTCACCTACGGCGAGGCCAACGCCCGCGCCAACCGCCTCGCCCGCCACCTCGTCACCCGGGGCGTGGGCCCCGAGTCCCTGGTCGGCATCTGCCTGGAACGCTCCGCCGACCTCGTCGTCGCGATCCTCGCCGTCCTCAAGGCCGGCGGCGCCTACCTGCCCATCGACCCCGACTCCCCGGCCGACCGCATCGCCTACCTGATCCAGGACGCCGACCCCGTCCTCCTCCTCACCACCAGCACCACCCACGCCGCCCGCGACCTCGCCCCCCACCTGCCGCGCCTGCACCTCGACACACCCGACGCCCCCACCGAAACCGCCGACGCCGGTGACCTCACCGACGCCGAACGCCGCAGCCCGCTGCGCCCCGACCACCCCGCGTACGTGATCTACACCTCCGGGTCGACCGGCCGCCCCAAGGGCGTCCTCGTCCCGCACCGCAACGTCGTCGGACTCCTCACCGCCGCCCAGGACTTCGCCTTCGGCGCCGACGACGTGTGGACCCTCTTCCACTCCTACGCCTTCGACTTCTCCGTGTGGGAACTGTGGGGCCCGCTGCTGCACGGCGGCCGCCTGGTCGTCGTCCCCTACGACGTCTCCCGCTCCCCGGAGGACTTCCTGCAGCTCCTGGCCCGCGAACAGGTCACCGTCCTCAACCAGACCCCCTCCGCCTTCTACCAGCTCATCCAGGCCGACGCCCAGCACCCGGGCCGCGAACTGGCCCTGCGCTACGTGGTGTTCGGCGGCGAGGCCCTGGACCTGAACCGGCTCGGCGACTGGTACGAACGCCACGCGGACGACGCGCCCCTCCTGGTGAACATGTACGGCATCACCGAGACCACCGTGCACGTCACCCGCATCGACCTCGACGAGCACGCCGCCGCCCGCTACCGCGCCAGCGTCATCGGCCCGGCGATCCCCGGCCTCGCCGCCCACGTCCTGGACGCCGGCCTCAAGCCGGTACCCGCCGGCGTGACCGGCGAACTGTACGTCGCCGGCTACGGCCTGGCCCGCGGCTACCACGGCCGCCCCGGCCTGACCGCCTCCCGCTTCGTCGCCTGCCCCTTCGGCGCGCCCGGCGAGCGCATGTACCGCAGCGGCGACCTCGTCCGCCTCAGCCGGCACGGACAGCTGGAGTACGTCGGCCGCGCCGACTCCCAGGTGAAGATCCGCGGCTTCCGCATCGAGCTCGGCGAGATCGAACACGCCCTGGCCGGCCACCCCGCCGTCGCCGAGGCGGCCGTCCTGGTCCGCGAGAACGGCGACGGCGACAAACGCCTGATCGGCTACGTCGTCCCCGAACCCGGCACCGCACCGGACACCGCCGCGCTCACCGCCCACCTGCGCGAACGCCTGCCCGACTACATGGTCCCCGCCACCCTGATCACCCTGGAGCACATCCCGCTCACCTCCAACGGCAAACTCGACCGGCGCGCCCTGCCCGCCGAGGACACGGCCGCCGCCGCGACCGGCAGCGGACCGCGCAACTCCTACGAGGAACGGCTGTGCGCCCTGTTCGGCGAGCTGCTGGGCGTGGAGCAGGTCGGGGTCGACGACGGGTTCTTCGCGCTCGGCGGCCACTCGCTGCTGGCCACCCGCCTCAGCGTCCGCGTCCGCGGCGAGTTCGGCATCGACATCCCCATCAGGACGATCATCAAGTACCCCACGGTCGCCGAACTGGCCGCGCTGATGCTCGCCGGCGGTGTCCCCGCCGACGACGCCGACTCCTTCGCGGTCGTACTGCCCCTGAACAGCGACCCCGGCACCGGGAAGAAGCCGGTGTGGTTCTTCCACGGCGGCGGCGGCCTGGGCTGGGCCTACTACAGCTTCGTCACGCACCTGCAGGACCGGCCCGCCTACGCCCTGCAGTCCCGCGGCTCCGACGGCGCGGACACCCTCGCCTCCAGTGCGAAGGAGATGATCGACGACTACGTCACCCAGATCCTGCGCACCCAGCCCGAGGGCCCCTACAACCTCATCGGCTGGTCCTACGGCGGCACCGTCGTCCAGGCCGTCGCCGACGCCCTGGACCGGCTCGGACACCAGGTCGCCCTGGTGGCGATCCTGGACGCGCAGCCCGGCGGCCACGGATTCCGCGAGGTCCACGCCGGCAAGGACTCCGCCGACTACCGGGCCGAACTCGAGGACGACTTCAGCCAGTACATCCGCCTGGGCGGCCGGCAGGGCTTCCTGGACACCATGGCGAAGGTCCTCGCCAACAACGCCGCCCTGATGATGGACTTCGAATCGCCCGCCTACCGCGGCGACGTGCTGTATTTCAACGCGGCCCAGGAGGACACCTCCTACGCCCACCTGTGGCGGCCCTACGTCCTGGGCGCCCTGGACGTGCACACCATGAACGCCTCGCACCACGAGATGCACATGCCGGCGCCGGTCGCCGAGTTCTTCGAGATCGCCCGCGACCGGCTGGCATGA
- a CDS encoding RNA-guided endonuclease InsQ/TnpB family protein: MTTVVKRAFKYRFCPTDAQAAELSRTFGCVRKVYNLALAARTQAWTRQERVNYNQTSAMLTAWKRTEELAYLNEVSSVPLQQALRHLQVAFTNFFARRAKYPRFKSRKRSRKSAEYTTSAFRFRDGRLTLAKMREPLDIVWSRPLPAGVSPSTVTVSQDSAGRWFVSMLCDDPSVQPLPATDTAVGIDVGLNHLLTLSTGEKITNPRHERRDRAALARAQRRLAKKASGGGANRAKARRRVAKIHARITDRRRDTLHKLTTRLVRENQTLVIEDLTVRNMVKNRNLARAISDAGWADFRSLLEYKARWYGREVIAVDRWFPSSKLCSRCGTLKKQMPLHVRTWTCDCGATHDRDVNAAKNLLAAGLAVTACGAGVRPQRSTPGGQSATKQETPRREP, from the coding sequence GTGACCACTGTCGTGAAGCGGGCGTTCAAGTACCGCTTCTGTCCCACTGATGCGCAGGCAGCCGAGCTGTCGCGCACGTTCGGGTGTGTGCGGAAGGTCTACAACCTGGCGCTGGCCGCGCGGACGCAGGCGTGGACGCGGCAGGAGCGGGTGAACTACAACCAGACCTCGGCGATGTTGACGGCCTGGAAGAGGACCGAGGAACTGGCCTACCTGAACGAGGTGTCGTCGGTTCCGCTGCAGCAGGCCCTGCGGCACCTGCAGGTGGCGTTCACCAACTTCTTCGCCCGCCGGGCGAAGTATCCGAGGTTCAAGTCCCGGAAGAGGTCGCGGAAGTCCGCCGAGTACACGACCAGCGCGTTCCGTTTCCGGGACGGCCGGCTGACGCTCGCGAAGATGCGTGAACCGCTGGACATCGTCTGGTCCAGGCCGCTGCCCGCCGGCGTGTCCCCTTCGACGGTGACGGTCTCCCAGGACTCGGCCGGACGCTGGTTCGTCTCGATGCTGTGCGACGATCCGTCCGTACAGCCCCTGCCCGCAACGGACACGGCCGTGGGTATCGATGTCGGCCTGAACCACCTGCTGACTCTGTCGACCGGCGAAAAGATCACCAATCCGAGGCACGAGCGCCGCGACCGCGCTGCCCTGGCCAGGGCACAGCGCCGACTGGCGAAGAAGGCCTCCGGTGGCGGCGCGAACCGGGCCAAAGCCCGCCGCAGAGTCGCGAAGATCCACGCCCGCATCACCGACCGCCGCCGTGACACCCTGCACAAGCTGACCACTCGACTCGTACGTGAGAACCAAACGCTCGTGATCGAGGACCTGACCGTACGCAACATGGTCAAAAACCGGAACCTGGCCCGAGCCATCTCGGACGCGGGATGGGCAGACTTCCGGAGCCTGCTGGAGTACAAAGCCCGGTGGTACGGGCGCGAGGTGATCGCCGTCGACCGGTGGTTCCCCTCCTCCAAACTGTGCTCCCGCTGCGGCACCCTCAAGAAGCAGATGCCGTTGCATGTCCGTACCTGGACCTGCGACTGCGGCGCGACCCACGACCGGGACGTGAACGCGGCGAAGAACCTGCTGGCCGCCGGACTGGCGGTGACAGCCTGTGGAGCTGGTGTAAGACCTCAACGGAGCACTCCGGGCGGGCAGTCGGCGACGAAGCAGGAAACCCCACGGCGCGAGCCATAG